One Vigna unguiculata cultivar IT97K-499-35 chromosome 7, ASM411807v1, whole genome shotgun sequence genomic region harbors:
- the LOC114190571 gene encoding ethylene-responsive transcription factor 1B-like — translation MSSPFLESPYWDMMMQEPSEILFQSLSSNDVLDPLHDSLSFDMVDFSTAATEGKKVVVESEVKKRERSYIGVRKRPWGKFAAEIRDTTRSGRRVWLGTFESAEAAALAYDQAAFSMRGHNAVLNFPVKRVKESLQEIQYTCFNGSSPALALKARHCKQKHLSKPKNSKGKDKSNPCLVVLEDLGVDYLEQLLSISEQSASPTYFN, via the coding sequence ATGTCTTCCCCTTTCTTAGAGAGTCCATATTGGGACATGATGATGCAGGAGCCTTCAGAAATATTGTTCCAATCGTTGTCAAGCAATGATGTTCTTGACCCTCTGCACGATTCTCTTTCGTTCGACATGGTTGACTTCTCAACGGCAGCAACAGAAGGAAAGAAAGTGGTGGTGGAGTCTGAAGTGAAGAAAAGGGAAAGGTCATACATAGGTGTGAGGAAAAGGCCTTGGGGAAAATTTGCTGCAGAAATCAGAGACACCACAAGGAGTGGGAGAAGGGTTTGGCTTGGAACCTTTGAGAGTGCAGAAGCTGCTGCTTTAGCTTATGACCAAGCTGCATTTTCCATGAGAGGCCATAATGCTGTACTCAATTTCCCTGTCAAAAGGGTTAAAGAGTCTTTGCAAGAGATCCAATATACCTGCTTCAATGGCTCTTCTCCTGCTCTTGCACTCAAGGCCAGGCACTGCAAGCAAAAACACTTGTCAAAACCCAAAAACTCTAAAGGGAAAGACAAATCAAACCCATGTCTAGTGGTGTTAGAAGATTTGGGAGTTGATTATCTAGAGCAACTTCTAAGCATATCAGAACAATCTGCAAGCCCTACCTACTTCAACTAA